The DNA sequence GATTACGCGAACTTTGTCGCCTTTTTTTACAAACATTAGGTTTCTCCTTGATTTTTCTTACGCCCACAAGGGCACCCTAGCTTGAAGCTAGGGGACTAGTTTGTTTCTAAAAATTAAAGTACTTCTGGAGCAAGCGACACGATCTTCATGAAGCCACCTTCACGTAATTCACGTGCAACCGGGCCAAAGATACGTGTTCCGCGAGGAGTTTTGTCATCACGGATGATAACAGCTGCATTTTCGTCAAACTTGATGTATGAACCATCAGCGCGACGAGCACCTGATTTAGTACGAACGATAACAGCTTTTACAACGTCACCTTTTTTAACCGCACCACCAGGAGTAGCTTGTTTTACAGATGCCACAATGACATCACCGATGTTCGCAAATTTACGTTTAGAACCACCAAGAACTTTGATAGTCAAGATTTCACGTGCACCGCTGTTGTCTGCGACTTTCAAACGAGTTTCTGTTTGAATCATTTCAGTTTTCTCCTTTCAGGCTTGATTAGATGATAACCGCTTCTTCAACAACTTCTACAAGACGGAAACGTTTTGTAGCTGAAAGCGGGCGAGTTTCCATGATACGTACGATATCGCCTTCTTTGGCAACATTGTTTTCATCATGTGCTTTGTATTTCTTAGAGTAGTTAATACGTTTACCATAGACTGGGTGGTTACGTTTTGTTTCAACTACAACTGTGATTGTCTTGTCCATTTTGTCAGATACAACACGTCCAACAAGAACTTTACGATTATTGCGTTCCATTGAAATTTCTCCTTCCCTAGTCTATTATTTCGCTTCAGATTGAACTGTTTTGATACGAGCAATTTGTTTTTTAACTTCTTTCAAGCGAGCTGTTTGTTCCAATTGACCAGTAGCAGCTTGGAAACGAAGTTCAAACAATTCTTTTTTCAATTCGTTTTCGCGCTTCGCGAGTTCTTCTTGAGAAAGACCACGAAGTTCTTTAACAAATTCTTTTACTTCATTAAGTTTCATGCCTTCTCCTTATTCTGCTTCACGTTTTACGAATTTAGTTTTAACTGGCAATTTGTGGCTAGCAAGACGAAGCGCTTCACGTGCAATCTCTTCAGATACACCAGCGATTTCGAACATCACTTTACCGCGTTTAACTGGTGCAACCCAACCTTCAGGTGCCCCTTTACCAGATCCCATACGCACACCGATAGCTTTAGCAGTGTATGATTTGTGTGGGAAGATTTTAATCCAAACTTTACCACCACGTTTCATATAACGAGTCATGGCGATACGAGCAGCTTCGATTTGGCGGTTAGTAATCCAGTGGCTAGTTGTAGCTTGAAGACCGTATTCACCGAATGCTACTTCTTTTCCACCTTTTGCTTCACCGCGCATTTTTCCACGGAATTCACGACGGTGTTTAACACGTTTAGGTACTAACATTGGTTATTTACCTCCTTTAGTGTTTTTACGAGCTGGAAGAACTTCACCACGGTAGATCCATACTTTAACACCAAGTTTACCGTATGTTGTGTCTGCTTCTTCCCAAGCGTAATCGATATCTGCACGAAGTGTGTGAAGTGGAACAGTTCCTTCAGAGTATCCTTCAGCACGGGCGATATCTGCACCGTTCAAACGACCTGATACTTGAGTTTTGATTCCTTTAGCTCCAGCACGCATTGCACGTTGGATTGCTTGTTTTTGTGCACGACGGAAAGCAACACGTTGCTCCAATTGACGAGCAATTCCTTCACCTACAAGGTGAGCATCCAAATCAGGTTGTTTGATTTCGATGATGTTGATGTGTACTTGTTTTCCAGTCAATTTGTTAAGTTTTGCACGGAGTGCATCAACGTTAGCACCACCTTTACCGATAACCATACCTGGTTTAGCAGTGTGAAGTGAAACGTTAACTTTGTTTACTGCGCGTTCGATTTCGATAGTTGAAACCGCTGCGTCAGCTAGTTCTTTTTGAACGAATTTACGGATTGCAAGATCTTCATGAAGGTAATCCGCGTATTCTTTTTCAGCATACCATTTGGCATCCCAATCACGGATGATGCCGACACGCATACCAATTGGATGTACTTTTTGACCCACGATGTTACCTCCTTATTTTTCTGCAACAGCCACAGTGATGTGAGCTGTACGTTTGTTGATTGGTGAAGCTGAACCTTTCGCACGTGGACGGAAACGTTTCATAGTTGGTCCTTCGTTTGCGAATGCTTCAGATACTACCAAGTTAGCTTTGTCCAAACCAAAGTTGTTTTCAGCGTTAGCTACAGCTGAGTTCAAAACTTTCAAGATGATTTCAGCAGCTTTGTTTGGTGTGAATGTCAAGATTGCAATAGCGTCGGCTACGCTTTTACCACGAATATTGTCAAGAACAAGACGTGATTTACGAGGTGAAACACGTACTGTACGAGCCATTGCTTTAGCTGAAGTAATTTCTGCCATTTATGTTCTCCTTATTTTCTACGTGTTTTCTTGTCGTCTGCAGCGTGACCTTTGTAAGTACGAGTCGGTGCGAATTCACCAAGTTTGTGACCTACCATGTCTTCTTGGATGTAAACAGGTACGTGTTTACGTCCGTCATAAACTGCAATAGTGTAACCAATGAAACTTGGGAAGATCGTTGAACGACGTGACCAAGTTTTGATAACTTTTTTCTTTTCGTCGTTAGCTTGAGCTTCAACTTTTTTCATCAAATGCTCATCGACGAAAGGTCCTTTTTTAAGACTGCGTCCCATTTTTATGTTTTCTCCTTTAAATGTTGTACCACAGCGGCTTGCGCTCACATGGAGCGCTACCGAGCTGGCGGATTATCTAGCGCTTATGCGACTAGTTTTAAATTATTTCTCGTTGCGACGACGAACGATAAGTTTGTCAGATTTCGCTTTCTTGTTACGAGTTTTAAGACCAAGAGCAGGTTTGCCCCATGGAGTAGATGGCGCTTTACGACCAACTGGTGCTTTACCTTCACCACCACCGTGTGGGTGATCGTTAGGGTTCATTACAGAACCACGAACTGTTGGGCGGATACCTTTCCAACGGCTACGTCCTGCTTTACCAAGGTTTACAAGTCCATGTTGTTCGTTTCCGACAACACCAACTGTTGCACGACAAGTTCCAAGAATCATACGTACTTCGCCAGATTGAAGACGAACAAGAACATATTTACCTTCTTGACCCAATACTTGAGCAGAAGCTCCAGCTGCACGCACTAATTCTCCACCACGACCTGGTTTCAATTCGATGTTGTGGATCAAAGTACCAACTGGAATGTTAGCAAGTGGAAGAGCATTTCCGACTTTGATATCTGCTTCTGGGCCTGAAACGATACGTTGACCAACTTCGAGACCTTTTGGAGCGATGATGTATGCTTTCACACCGTCTGTGTAGTGTACAAGAGCGATGTTTGCAGAACGGTTTGGATCGTACTCGATAGTTTTAACAACTGCTTCAACGTTGTCTTTGTTACGTTTGAAGTCAACCAAACGGTAGAAACGTTTGTGCCCACCACCTTGGTGACGAACAGTGATACGACCGTTGTTGTTACGACCAGCCTTGTTCTTCAAAGCAACAAGCAATGATTTTTCAGGAGCGCTTGTTGTGATTTCAGCGAAATCCAAAGAAGTCATATTACGGCGACCGTTTGTTGTTGGTTTATAAACACGAATTCCCACGATATTTCCTCCTTAGATTATTCAGCTTCAGCAGCAAACAACTCGATTGCTTTTGAATCAGCTGTAAGTGTGATGATAGCTTTTTTAGTTTTGTTAGTAAAACCAGTGTAACGTCCAACACGTTTAGCTTTAGGTTTTACGTTGATTGTGTTGACATTTGCAACCTTAACACCTTCAAAAGCAGCTTCAACAGCTTGCTTAATCAAAAGTTTGTGTGCACGAGTGTCAACTTCAAATACATACTTTCCTGCTTCAAGTTGAGCCATTGAGCTTTCAGTAATAACAGGTTTTTTGATAACATCATACAAATTCATTATGCAAGAACCTCCTCGATTTTAGAGATAGCTGCTTGAGTAACAAGAAGTTTGTCACTATTTGCGATGTCAAGAACACTTGCAGTTGTAGCAGTCGCAACTTTCACGTTTGGAAGGTTACGAGCTGAAAGAGCTGCGAATTCGTTTCCTTCTTCAAGAATAACAAGGACTTTAGAATCGATGCTCAAAGCTGCAAGAACTTTTGCAAATTCAGCAGTTTTTGGAGCTGTAAATTCAAGAGAATCAACGGCTACAAATTTGTTTTCAGCAACTTTTTCTGAGTAAACAGATTTAAGCGCAAGGCGACGAACTTTTTGAGGAAGTTTGTACGCATAGCTACGTGGAGTTGGTCCGAAGACAGTTCCACCACCACGCCATTGTGGAGAGCGGATAGAACCTTGACGAGCACGTCCAGTTCCTTTTTGACGCCATGGTTTGCGTCCACCACCTGAAACAGCTGAGCGATTTTTAACTGCGTGAGTTCCTTGACGAAGGCTAGCACGTTGGCTGATGATCACATCAAACACAACAGATTGGTTTGGTTCAATACCAAAGATTGCATCGTTAAGAACAACTTCGCCAGCTTGTTTACCAGTTTGGTCGAATAATGTTACATTTGCCATTTTGACTGTATTCCCCTTTCCTTATTATTTACCAGCTTTAACTGCTGACTTGATAGTGATAAGAGATTTCTTAGCACCTGGTACGTTACCTTTGATAAGGATAACGTTCTTTTCTGGAACAACTTGTACAACTTCAAGGTTTTGAATTGTCACGCGGTCGCCACCCATACGTCCTGCAAGGTTTTTACCTTTGAACACGCGGTTAGGTGCAACAGGTCCCATAGAACCTGGACGACGGTGGTAACGAGAACCGTGAGCCATTGGTCCACGTGATTGTCCATGGCGTTTGATAACACCTTGGAAACCTTTACCTTTAGAAGTACCAGTTACGTCAACAACGTCTCCAGCTGCGAATGTTTCAACTGTGATTTCAGCACCAACTTCCAAGCCTTCAACGTTTTTGAATTCACGAATGAAGCGCTTAGGAGCCGTGTTAGCTTTCGCTACATGTCCTTTAGCAGGTTTGTTGCTCAATACTTCGCGTTTGTCATCGAAACCAACTTGGATAGCGTTATATCCGTCTGTTTCTACAGTTTTAACTTGAAGAACAACGTTTGGAGTTGCTTCAATAACTGTTACAGGGATCAATTCGCCAGCTTCAGTGAAGATTTGAGTCATTCCCACTTTTTTCCCTAAGATTCCTTTTGTCATGAGAAAATAGTTCCTTTTCTATATTTTTTATTCAAAAAGTTTTTAACGAGCGTTTTTCATGCTCAAGGTTTCAAACTTCGGATTAAAGTTTGATTTCTACGTTTACACCACTTGGAAGATCCAATTTCATCAACGCATCAACTGTTTTTTGAGTTGGATTAACGATATCGATCAAACGTTTGTGTGTACGCATTTCAAATTGTTCGCGAGAGTCTTTGTATTTGTGAGTCGCACGAATGATTGTGTAGAGGCTACGTTCAGTCGGAAGTGGGATTGGACCCGCAACTTGTGCACCTGTACGAGTAGCTGATTCTACGATTTTTGCAGCCGCTGTGTCAAGCGTACGGTGTTCGTAAGCTTTCAAACGGATACGGATTTTTTTGTTTGCCATCTTTTTCTCCTTTTCGTCTATTTAAGATAATAGGCTAGCTCCACAAGAAAACCGACGCGCGTTGCGTGGCAATGCAACCGAGCGTGTCGCAACCTCTTGCATCAAAGCTAAGTCTGTATTTTACAGCACCATAATAGAATAACACAAAGCCCCTGCGATTGCAAGGGATTTGTGAGCTTTTTTTCGTTTTTTTGGGATGAAACTGTTTTCCTATTTCATCTTCATACAATTACTAATTTACGACTATTAAAACCAATCTTTTCTTCTATATAATACGAGTCATTTTGACTTTGAATTTGTCTTGCGATTGATCCACTAAGATATCTGCTTTAGACTCGGTTTCTCTATAGTAACGCAGATACTGCTCCCGTCTCATCTGATGGCTAGCTAACACAAAGGAAGCATCTCGATTTCTCATAATAGTATCTCGAGCTAGACGCCTCTTTAATTCTGTTTCTTCGTCCGCGTAGAAGCAGATGGTTTTGTCAAAGAGTTCCTTGGGTAGAAAGCCCACAGACATCCCTTCAACAATCAGAATCGGTTTGGCTCCAGATAAGATCTCACTTGGCTTCTAAGGTTCATCAATCGTCAAGATGTCCATACCTGCCTTTAAAGCTACAATATCTCTTTCTAAACTTGCCAGTTCATGCGCCACTGGCAGACAAGATGTCACCTTTTGATCAGGTGCTTGCTTTGGTACTACTAGGTGACGTTCTGAGGTGATATAGGGATCTGTTTCTAGTAAATTTACTGTAGTAGAATCTAGGGCCTGATATAATTCCTGAGCGAATGTTGACTTGCCTGAAGCTCCATGACCGTAAATCCCCAGCGTCCTAACCCTTCCCGTTTCAATCTCTGAAACCAGTTTGTCTACTAACTCTTTTTTTCTTCATTCTCTCTTCACCTGTTCATAGCTTTCTTTTCCGTCATTAAGCTTGTCCCAAATCACCACTTGCCCACTTTTGAGAGATTTTTGCACATCGATAATTCGTTGATTGGAAGAACCTCGGAACTGGAGCATGAGATTTCGCTTGCTTTTATCATACCGTCCATCGACAAGGATATCAATCAGCGATAAGAGTTCCAGTTTATCTGGAGTCTCCAGCATCATTTCTTCCCACGTGTAGCCCGTCCATGACCAGATGTCTTTGTCTGGCAATTCCTTTCGAATGCGTTTTACGAGAGGCAAGAGAATGCCCGTATTAAGAAAGGGCTCTCCCCCCAGCAAAGTCAAGCCT is a window from the Streptococcus oralis genome containing:
- the rplV gene encoding 50S ribosomal protein L22, yielding MAEITSAKAMARTVRVSPRKSRLVLDNIRGKSVADAIAILTFTPNKAAEIILKVLNSAVANAENNFGLDKANLVVSEAFANEGPTMKRFRPRAKGSASPINKRTAHITVAVAEK
- the rpmC gene encoding 50S ribosomal protein L29, with protein sequence MKLNEVKEFVKELRGLSQEELAKRENELKKELFELRFQAATGQLEQTARLKEVKKQIARIKTVQSEAK
- the rpsQ gene encoding 30S ribosomal protein S17, yielding MERNNRKVLVGRVVSDKMDKTITVVVETKRNHPVYGKRINYSKKYKAHDENNVAKEGDIVRIMETRPLSATKRFRLVEVVEEAVII
- a CDS encoding 50S ribosomal protein L23: MNLYDVIKKPVITESSMAQLEAGKYVFEVDTRAHKLLIKQAVEAAFEGVKVANVNTINVKPKAKRVGRYTGFTNKTKKAIITLTADSKAIELFAAEAE
- the rplN gene encoding 50S ribosomal protein L14; this encodes MIQTETRLKVADNSGAREILTIKVLGGSKRKFANIGDVIVASVKQATPGGAVKKGDVVKAVIVRTKSGARRADGSYIKFDENAAVIIRDDKTPRGTRIFGPVARELREGGFMKIVSLAPEVL
- the rplP gene encoding 50S ribosomal protein L16; its protein translation is MLVPKRVKHRREFRGKMRGEAKGGKEVAFGEYGLQATTSHWITNRQIEAARIAMTRYMKRGGKVWIKIFPHKSYTAKAIGVRMGSGKGAPEGWVAPVKRGKVMFEIAGVSEEIAREALRLASHKLPVKTKFVKREAE
- the nrdG gene encoding anaerobic ribonucleoside-triphosphate reductase activating protein translates to MTWNTPKPGEWKSEELSKGRIIDYKAFNFVDGEGVRNSLYVSGCMFHCEGCYNVATWSFNAGIPYTAELEEQIMEDLAQPYVQGLTLLGGEPFLNTGILLPLVKRIRKELPDKDIWSWTGYTWEEMMLETPDKLELLSLIDILVDGRYDKSKRNLMLQFRGSSNQRIIDVQKSLKSGQVVIWDKLNDGKESYEQVKRE
- the rpsS gene encoding 30S ribosomal protein S19 → MGRSLKKGPFVDEHLMKKVEAQANDEKKKVIKTWSRRSTIFPSFIGYTIAVYDGRKHVPVYIQEDMVGHKLGEFAPTRTYKGHAADDKKTRRK
- the rpsJ gene encoding 30S ribosomal protein S10; the encoded protein is MANKKIRIRLKAYEHRTLDTAAAKIVESATRTGAQVAGPIPLPTERSLYTIIRATHKYKDSREQFEMRTHKRLIDIVNPTQKTVDALMKLDLPSGVNVEIKL
- the rplD gene encoding 50S ribosomal protein L4 — encoded protein: MANVTLFDQTGKQAGEVVLNDAIFGIEPNQSVVFDVIISQRASLRQGTHAVKNRSAVSGGGRKPWRQKGTGRARQGSIRSPQWRGGGTVFGPTPRSYAYKLPQKVRRLALKSVYSEKVAENKFVAVDSLEFTAPKTAEFAKVLAALSIDSKVLVILEEGNEFAALSARNLPNVKVATATTASVLDIANSDKLLVTQAAISKIEEVLA
- the rplB gene encoding 50S ribosomal protein L2 yields the protein MGIRVYKPTTNGRRNMTSLDFAEITTSAPEKSLLVALKNKAGRNNNGRITVRHQGGGHKRFYRLVDFKRNKDNVEAVVKTIEYDPNRSANIALVHYTDGVKAYIIAPKGLEVGQRIVSGPEADIKVGNALPLANIPVGTLIHNIELKPGRGGELVRAAGASAQVLGQEGKYVLVRLQSGEVRMILGTCRATVGVVGNEQHGLVNLGKAGRSRWKGIRPTVRGSVMNPNDHPHGGGEGKAPVGRKAPSTPWGKPALGLKTRNKKAKSDKLIVRRRNEK
- the rpsC gene encoding 30S ribosomal protein S3, which encodes MGQKVHPIGMRVGIIRDWDAKWYAEKEYADYLHEDLAIRKFVQKELADAAVSTIEIERAVNKVNVSLHTAKPGMVIGKGGANVDALRAKLNKLTGKQVHINIIEIKQPDLDAHLVGEGIARQLEQRVAFRRAQKQAIQRAMRAGAKGIKTQVSGRLNGADIARAEGYSEGTVPLHTLRADIDYAWEEADTTYGKLGVKVWIYRGEVLPARKNTKGGK
- the rplC gene encoding 50S ribosomal protein L3; protein product: MTKGILGKKVGMTQIFTEAGELIPVTVIEATPNVVLQVKTVETDGYNAIQVGFDDKREVLSNKPAKGHVAKANTAPKRFIREFKNVEGLEVGAEITVETFAAGDVVDVTGTSKGKGFQGVIKRHGQSRGPMAHGSRYHRRPGSMGPVAPNRVFKGKNLAGRMGGDRVTIQNLEVVQVVPEKNVILIKGNVPGAKKSLITIKSAVKAGK